The DNA segment TATGTGTTTTGGTGCCTTTTCAAGCAAAACATCCACTGCTTCCATCACAAGCTTGCCTGCACTGTAGATTATGATTATGCTTATCATTATGCTGAGCAAGGGGTCAATAATCATGATGCCAGTGAAAAACATCAGAATGCCACCACAAACCACAGCGACTGAAGAAAGAAGGTCTCCAAGTACATGCAGATAGGCACCTTTCACATTTAGGTCATGCGAATGTCCTAGAACTTTCAGCACCACTCCATTTGTGCAGAGCCCAACCAATGCAATCAGCAACATCTCGAGTGAGGCAACTGGTTCTACTGCAATTATTCTTTCGTAGCCCTCGTAGAGAATGAAAATGGCAATCACAAGCACCGCAATTCCATTTATCAGAGCTGCAAAGATTTCCACCCTGTGCAATCCATATGTTCGTCTCAAATCTGGCTTCTTCCTCGCAATTACCAGAGCAGAGAGCGCAATTACCAATGCCACTACATCTGTGAGCATGTGCACCGCATCGCTCAACAATGCCATACTGTTTGTGATAAAACTTCCAGCTAATTCTACGAGAAAAATTCCAAATGTGAGAAGAATTGCAATTTTAAGTTTATTGATTCTCTGCATTGCCAAGAAGTTCCTTCACGACCATATCTTCAATTTCCTGCATCAGATGCATTCTGTCCAGAATTGCCTGGCATTCTGCAAGTGTTTTCTGCCTGAACTCTGTATCCTTTATTTCCTTCAGGTTTGCAAGCACATTGTAGTATGCCCCACGCACGCCAGCACATGCCATTCGCGCTGCACAACCCGCATCACTGATTGCATTTTTGTTACCAATGCTGGCTATTGATTTTGCAAGCTCCATGACTTCAATTCCGAGTTTCATCGTTGTGAGAGGCACAGTTATTGCATTTTTCAATGCTTCTGCATATGCCTTCTCCTTTGCCTCCTTCTCCTCTGGTTTTTCCTCAGGCATCTTCACAGCTTTCATCACTTCATTGAAAGCATCTGTATCCTTATCCACAAGTTTAACGAACTCTGAGCGTAACGCATCTGCCTTTTTCATTATTTCCTGCACATTTGCCTTCACATCTGCATACTTTTTCTTTTTCACTGTGAGGCGTGCAACCATTGCCACAAGAGCAGCACCCATTGCACAAGAGAAAGCAGAGGCACTGCCTCCACCTGGTGCAGGGCTTTCTGAACCGAGTTCGTCGACAAAACTGCTGCATCGCATCTCCATCAATTTGTCCTCTTTCAGTCCGAAAATTCTGTTTTCCAGAATCTGGGTTCTCTTGAAATCAGTAAGGCGAAGATAATATTCTGCACAATCAACGAGTGCATCCATCGGCAAAAGTCCGATGATTTCGCTTCCTCTTATGCTGGTTCCATACCTTTCTGCCTCGCTCTTTATCGTCTCGAAAACCCTGAACATAGGAGTGCCCTTGTAATTCGTGAGGTTCATAGAAACCTGGACATACCCCTTTTCCTTTATGTCAAAACCCATCGCTTTCACATATCTGTAGCCACCATTCTTGAACCTTATTCCTTTTGCAATCTTCTTTGCAATTTCAACATCGGTAGTGTTCAAGTTCACATTGAAAGCAATCAGTGGCACTCTTGCACCAACAACGGTTGCACCTGCTGTCGGATGCAGTTCTGGTCTTCCAAAATCAGGTGCCCTTTCCGGGTTCCTCTTTATCTCCACTTTCAATCCCTCAAA comes from the Thermoplasmata archaeon genome and includes:
- a CDS encoding cation diffusion facilitator family transporter, whose amino-acid sequence is MQRINKLKIAILLTFGIFLVELAGSFITNSMALLSDAVHMLTDVVALVIALSALVIARKKPDLRRTYGLHRVEIFAALINGIAVLVIAIFILYEGYERIIAVEPVASLEMLLIALVGLCTNGVVLKVLGHSHDLNVKGAYLHVLGDLLSSVAVVCGGILMFFTGIMIIDPLLSIMISIIIIYSAGKLVMEAVDVLLEKAPKHINTASLLEEMKQVDGVIEVHDVRLWSVCSDVAALSAHVVVRDMKVSETEKIIKSLNALLEKHGIILTTFQIECKTCGKDVVCEIGHCEED
- the ftcD gene encoding glutamate formimidoyltransferase; its protein translation is MKIVECIPNISEGQRTEVIEAVVEEVRRTQNVQLLDVESDKDHNRTVITFIGEPEACAEAAFRLTKKAAELIDLNQHKGEHPRIGATDVIPFVPIMGVTMEECVALAEKLGKRIAEELQIPVYLYEDAAKKPERKDLAVIRKGEFEGLKVEIKRNPERAPDFGRPELHPTAGATVVGARVPLIAFNVNLNTTDVEIAKKIAKGIRFKNGGYRYVKAMGFDIKEKGYVQVSMNLTNYKGTPMFRVFETIKSEAERYGTSIRGSEIIGLLPMDALVDCAEYYLRLTDFKRTQILENRIFGLKEDKLMEMRCSSFVDELGSESPAPGGGSASAFSCAMGAALVAMVARLTVKKKKYADVKANVQEIMKKADALRSEFVKLVDKDTDAFNEVMKAVKMPEEKPEEKEAKEKAYAEALKNAITVPLTTMKLGIEVMELAKSIASIGNKNAISDAGCAARMACAGVRGAYYNVLANLKEIKDTEFRQKTLAECQAILDRMHLMQEIEDMVVKELLGNAENQ